Proteins co-encoded in one Diaminobutyricimonas sp. LJ205 genomic window:
- a CDS encoding uracil-DNA glycosylase, translating to MTGQLDTAIDAGWADVLAPVADRMLRMEHFLSAEVEAGHGYLPAPENVLRAFRIPFDDVRVLIVGQDPYPTPGHPIGLPFAVSRDVSPLPRSLVNIYRELQNDLGIVPPEHGDLGVWTGRGVMLLNRVLTVRPGYAGSHRRRGWEQITEHAVQALAGRGRPLVAILWGKDAQVLRPLLGEVPVIASAHPSPLSARTGFFGSRPFSRANEALQAQGAPPIDWSLDD from the coding sequence ATGACCGGCCAACTCGACACCGCGATTGACGCAGGCTGGGCGGACGTGCTCGCGCCGGTCGCCGATCGGATGCTCCGGATGGAGCACTTCCTGAGCGCCGAAGTCGAGGCCGGGCATGGCTACCTTCCTGCCCCGGAGAACGTGCTGCGGGCGTTCCGTATCCCGTTCGACGACGTTCGGGTGCTGATCGTCGGCCAGGATCCGTACCCCACTCCTGGGCATCCGATCGGCCTGCCATTCGCGGTCAGCCGCGACGTCAGCCCGCTGCCTCGCAGCCTCGTCAACATCTATCGGGAACTGCAGAACGACCTGGGCATCGTGCCGCCGGAGCACGGCGACCTTGGCGTCTGGACCGGTCGTGGCGTGATGCTGCTCAACCGGGTGCTCACCGTCCGCCCTGGTTACGCCGGTTCGCATCGCCGGCGCGGCTGGGAGCAGATCACCGAGCATGCCGTGCAGGCGCTCGCCGGTCGTGGTCGCCCGCTGGTCGCGATTCTGTGGGGCAAGGATGCGCAGGTGCTGCGACCGCTGCTGGGAGAGGTCCCCGTGATTGCCAGCGCCCACCCGAGCCCACTGTCCGCGCGCACCGGATTCTTCGGCTCGCGGCCGTTCAGTCGCGCCAACGAGGCCCTCCAAGCCCAGGGCGCGCCGCCCATTGATTGGTCACTGGACGACTGA